The Apibacter raozihei genome contains a region encoding:
- a CDS encoding IPExxxVDY family protein: MKIYSFDWDDDDPIFDFKLLGLASNLIKDYDLAFYLNKYCQFSFKREADQEILNGDVLYLFSVYRFFHSKTKQFVELISNYSYPQMLKGEKYSLFEETESIHILIPEFKRFNYFLKSSLGLNEDFYVNLAELKNIQEYQDIDINTIKINNLENLILPT, translated from the coding sequence ATGAAGATTTATTCCTTTGATTGGGATGATGATGATCCAATATTTGATTTCAAATTATTAGGATTAGCATCTAACTTGATCAAAGATTATGATCTGGCATTTTATTTGAATAAATATTGTCAATTCTCATTTAAACGAGAAGCAGATCAAGAAATATTGAATGGAGATGTTTTGTATCTTTTTTCAGTTTACAGATTTTTTCACTCTAAAACTAAACAATTTGTAGAGCTTATAAGTAATTATTCTTATCCACAAATGTTAAAAGGTGAAAAATATAGTCTTTTTGAAGAAACAGAAAGTATTCATATATTAATACCGGAATTCAAAAGATTTAACTATTTCTTAAAGTCAAGTTTGGGGTTGAATGAAGACTTTTACGTAAATTTGGCAGAATTGAAAAATATACAAGAATATCAAGACATTGATATAAACACTATAAAGATTAATAATTTAGAAAATTTGATATTACCCACATAA
- a CDS encoding ArnT family glycosyltransferase, with product MSPFYVTNEWSDPNVYFNVAKGMVNGRTLYTEVFDHKGPFIFFLYSAGYIISNSNFFGMFIIELISWLLMSYSIYLTARLYLGKAGSFFTALIFPSFLLKLMIAGGSAEEFILVGEIISLYLFVRYFKDKGNFSHNPWCMFVHGIICSMVILTKINLIMFWFFPLLGIFINLLSNKRYKNIIYNLLAYLAGFALVAIPIILYFYVNNALEEAYNTYIVLNSKYAKVGSLTEVLILLVTKILYLFLDSFSLFLLPIIGIFIFPVNFIKNTIGRWSIILSGITLYVIIFMSKTFFYYYPIPFLVFDVLGLVCIFIYIKKYASVKFTSGMIASFFFIFFFMCLSQKRLTNTWLEYKILNSKDFKVDGFMTERLSDEIKKSPHPTLLNLGFGLGNSLFTTCNIVPNVKFFLKPNLPFSTFPELRNDQTEYIRQKKTEFIVLPCRIYNLSKIKENDPNNTDEFLYYYHLPVLKENYNLIKTDTIKNDIDNNALEVYYLYKRK from the coding sequence ATGTCTCCCTTTTACGTAACTAACGAATGGTCTGATCCAAATGTATATTTTAATGTAGCGAAAGGAATGGTTAATGGCCGTACTTTATATACAGAAGTATTTGATCATAAAGGACCTTTCATATTCTTTTTGTATAGTGCAGGTTATATAATATCGAATTCTAACTTTTTCGGTATGTTTATCATTGAGCTGATATCCTGGCTCTTAATGTCATATTCTATCTATCTTACAGCAAGATTATATCTGGGAAAAGCCGGATCCTTTTTCACCGCTCTCATATTTCCTTCTTTTCTTTTAAAACTAATGATAGCCGGAGGATCTGCTGAAGAATTTATCCTAGTAGGTGAAATTATAAGCTTGTATTTGTTTGTCAGATATTTTAAAGATAAGGGTAATTTTTCTCACAATCCTTGGTGTATGTTTGTTCATGGAATTATCTGTTCGATGGTAATTTTAACAAAAATAAACTTAATCATGTTTTGGTTTTTCCCTTTGTTAGGTATATTTATTAATCTTCTTTCTAATAAAAGATATAAAAATATAATTTATAATCTGCTAGCTTATTTAGCAGGATTTGCTTTAGTAGCAATTCCTATCATCCTGTATTTCTATGTAAATAACGCTTTAGAAGAGGCCTATAACACTTACATAGTCTTAAATAGCAAATATGCAAAAGTTGGTTCTCTGACTGAAGTATTGATTTTATTAGTTACTAAAATCCTTTACTTATTTTTAGATAGTTTTTCTTTATTTCTTCTTCCTATTATTGGAATTTTTATCTTCCCGGTAAATTTTATAAAAAATACGATTGGGCGATGGAGTATTATTCTTTCAGGAATAACTCTATACGTTATTATTTTTATGTCTAAAACTTTTTTCTACTATTATCCGATTCCTTTTTTAGTTTTTGATGTTTTGGGCTTGGTATGCATATTTATATACATAAAAAAATATGCGTCTGTAAAATTTACATCAGGAATGATAGCCTCATTTTTCTTTATATTTTTCTTTATGTGTTTAAGCCAAAAAAGGCTAACAAATACATGGCTCGAATATAAAATTTTAAATAGTAAAGATTTCAAGGTGGATGGATTTATGACTGAAAGATTAAGCGACGAAATAAAAAAATCACCACATCCTACTTTATTAAATCTTGGGTTTGGATTAGGTAATAGCTTATTTACTACATGTAATATTGTTCCCAATGTAAAATTCTTTTTAAAACCAAACTTGCCATTTAGTACATTTCCTGAGCTAAGAAACGATCAGACGGAATACATCAGACAAAAGAAGACTGAATTTATAGTATTACCATGTCGTATCTATAATTTATCAAAAATTAAAGAAAATGATCCTAATAATACCGATGAATTCCTATACTACTATCACTTACCTGTTTTAAAAGAAAATTATAATTTGATTAAAACAGACACTATTAAAAATGATATTGATAACAATGCACTCGAAGTCTATTATTTATATAAACGCAAATAA
- the rnc gene encoding ribonuclease III, with protein sequence MTAIWKKILFRSNLLKQSSDNKEEEVFRKQIENLIGYKPSNLGVFYECFTHSSVNNNDNKNFERLEFLGDSILSSIVSDYLYHQAPDKKEGYLTQMRSKMVNRKTLNVLGNELKLSSYLQKRQNTSLGENINGNLYEALVGGIYIDGGFEACRDFISETLIKQEDFEQLEKRVTSYKSLIIEWAQKNKLEINFETFEEENAEDVLIFNSIIHLDNKMVTKGRATSKKKAEESASKRAYYRLNKYINTSETKET encoded by the coding sequence ATGACTGCTATTTGGAAAAAAATACTTTTCCGTTCAAATTTATTGAAGCAGAGTTCTGATAACAAAGAGGAAGAAGTTTTCAGAAAACAAATAGAAAATCTGATAGGTTATAAGCCTTCTAATTTAGGAGTTTTTTATGAATGCTTTACTCATTCTTCAGTAAATAACAATGATAATAAGAACTTTGAAAGGCTTGAGTTCTTAGGAGATTCCATACTATCAAGTATAGTATCGGATTATTTGTACCATCAAGCACCGGATAAAAAAGAAGGCTACCTTACCCAAATGAGATCTAAAATGGTCAATAGAAAAACACTAAATGTTTTGGGTAACGAATTAAAATTATCATCATATCTTCAAAAAAGACAAAATACAAGCTTAGGCGAAAATATCAACGGGAATTTATATGAAGCCTTAGTTGGCGGAATATATATTGATGGAGGATTCGAAGCTTGCCGGGATTTTATAAGTGAAACTTTAATTAAACAAGAAGATTTTGAACAACTGGAAAAAAGAGTTACCAGTTATAAAAGTCTGATAATTGAATGGGCTCAAAAAAATAAACTGGAAATAAATTTTGAAACGTTTGAAGAGGAAAATGCTGAAGATGTTTTAATATTCAACTCTATTATTCATCTGGACAATAAAATGGTGACCAAAGGAAGAGCTACCTCTAAAAAGAAAGCTGAAGAAAGCGCTTCTAAAAGAGCTTATTACAGGTTAAATAAGTATATAAATACATCCGAAACAAAAGAAACATGA
- a CDS encoding glycosyltransferase, with the protein MKKFLFVVPPFIGHINPTLSIGNSLLERGHEVAWTGIYPLDKNTIPVKGHYYYPEKEIKPYQDEIEKIMELQGTGSNVTGLEILKLALEQTYVPLAKIMMPGLKNVIENFKPDVIINDGITFAGGLAAYLYNIPYATTMTSPPEVMGNPDMAPKVAEWAYNQISGLQKYFGIEEKEHLIVSSKLSLIFTSEEFAGITSTEPCNKFIGPVLGRPDNSSFDWESINKISNPKIFVSIGTVLTDIRKDFFTKLIDAFKDKDVTIIASVDPELFEKWPDNFIVQKYLPQIQLLPHMDAVICHGGFNTINESLMNSLPMVVIPLAYDQFYNASLVENSGSGIRLRYKRMKKNDLENSVLEVLNNNEYRQNAERIKQTFIKAGGNTKAVELLENFAETKNIIK; encoded by the coding sequence ATGAAGAAATTTTTATTTGTTGTACCTCCATTTATCGGACATATAAATCCAACCTTAAGTATAGGAAATAGTCTTTTGGAAAGAGGACATGAAGTCGCATGGACAGGGATTTATCCCTTAGACAAAAATACTATTCCTGTAAAAGGTCATTATTATTATCCTGAAAAAGAAATAAAACCTTATCAGGACGAAATTGAAAAAATCATGGAGCTACAGGGTACCGGAAGTAATGTAACCGGATTGGAAATTCTTAAACTGGCACTTGAACAAACCTATGTACCTCTAGCTAAAATAATGATGCCTGGTTTAAAAAATGTTATTGAAAACTTTAAACCTGATGTAATAATTAATGACGGAATAACATTTGCAGGCGGGCTTGCAGCCTATCTTTACAATATACCTTATGCTACTACTATGACTTCACCACCTGAAGTCATGGGAAATCCGGACATGGCTCCTAAAGTAGCTGAATGGGCCTATAACCAGATTTCTGGCTTACAAAAATATTTTGGTATAGAAGAGAAAGAACATTTAATTGTCTCTTCAAAATTATCATTAATATTCACATCGGAGGAATTTGCTGGGATAACTTCAACAGAACCTTGTAATAAGTTTATCGGACCTGTTTTAGGAAGACCGGACAATTCATCCTTTGACTGGGAAAGTATAAATAAAATTTCTAATCCTAAAATTTTCGTATCTATTGGAACTGTTTTAACAGACATTAGAAAAGATTTTTTCACTAAATTAATTGATGCTTTTAAAGATAAAGATGTTACTATTATTGCATCCGTTGATCCTGAATTATTTGAAAAATGGCCTGATAACTTTATAGTACAAAAATACCTGCCACAAATTCAACTTCTTCCGCATATGGATGCAGTTATTTGTCATGGAGGCTTTAATACTATTAATGAATCTTTAATGAATTCACTTCCTATGGTAGTAATTCCATTAGCATACGATCAATTTTATAATGCCTCACTGGTTGAAAATTCAGGAAGCGGAATAAGATTAAGATATAAAAGAATGAAAAAAAACGATCTTGAAAATTCAGTTTTAGAAGTTTTAAATAATAATGAATACCGCCAAAACGCTGAAAGAATAAAACAAACTTTTATAAAAGCCGGAGGTAATACTAAAGCCGTAGAATTATTAGAGAACTTCGCAGAAACAAAAAATATCATTAAATAA
- a CDS encoding acyl carrier protein, with protein sequence MSDITSRVKAIIVDKLGVDESEVTPEASFTNDLGADSLDTVELIMEFEKEFDIQIPDDQAEKISTVGQAISYIEEVNKQ encoded by the coding sequence ATGTCTGACATTACATCAAGAGTAAAAGCTATCATCGTTGACAAATTAGGAGTAGATGAAAGCGAAGTTACACCAGAAGCAAGTTTTACAAATGACTTGGGGGCTGATTCATTAGACACAGTAGAATTAATCATGGAGTTTGAAAAAGAATTTGACATTCAAATCCCAGATGACCAAGCAGAAAAAATTTCAACTGTTGGTCAAGCCATTTCTTATATTGAAGAAGTAAACAAACAATAA
- a CDS encoding nucleotide disphospho-sugar-binding domain-containing protein yields the protein MAKFAFIVPPLTGHINPTLALGQELLTRNHEVSWLSFDPQLEKELPVGGKLLLIPINLTEEEKKHQEAYIEELKKKSVTGIESLKFLYEEVLTPMNTYILPGIEKIIDQYKPDLIISDHQLFAGSVAAIKKQIPYATSVTAPASIKVNENLPMIHEWESQQVIAFQQKNGIEGNERLDCSKLLTLVYTSKDFFGNTDLPDNFKFIGPSINKRSHSILFDWEKLADLGNQPKILVTIGTTFDHSQKKSFFDKITNAFKNEKLTVVVISDPEYFDSIPDNFIIQKQIPQLDLIHLMNAVVCHGGQNTVCESLTYGIPLIVIPIAYDQSYVAGCVVDNNAGIRLKFNRFKAEQLKESVHHILNDKAYKIGAENIKKSFEKSGGVVQGANYLESILNN from the coding sequence ATGGCAAAATTTGCATTTATTGTTCCTCCATTAACCGGACACATTAATCCTACTTTGGCTTTGGGTCAGGAATTGCTCACAAGAAATCATGAAGTATCCTGGCTAAGTTTTGATCCTCAGCTTGAGAAAGAATTACCTGTTGGTGGTAAATTATTGCTTATTCCCATAAATCTAACTGAAGAAGAAAAAAAACATCAGGAAGCATATATTGAAGAGCTGAAAAAAAAATCTGTGACAGGTATTGAAAGCTTAAAATTTCTGTATGAAGAAGTTTTGACTCCTATGAACACGTATATCCTTCCAGGTATAGAAAAAATTATTGATCAATATAAACCCGATCTAATAATTTCAGACCATCAACTATTCGCAGGTTCTGTAGCTGCAATAAAAAAACAAATTCCTTATGCTACGTCGGTAACGGCTCCGGCTTCCATAAAGGTTAATGAAAATCTTCCTATGATACATGAGTGGGAAAGTCAGCAAGTTATAGCATTTCAGCAAAAAAATGGAATTGAAGGTAATGAGAGACTAGATTGTTCTAAATTATTAACGCTGGTATATACTTCAAAAGATTTTTTCGGAAATACTGATTTACCGGATAATTTTAAGTTTATTGGTCCCTCTATTAACAAACGTTCTCATTCTATTTTATTTGACTGGGAAAAACTGGCAGATCTTGGAAACCAACCAAAAATTTTAGTTACCATAGGTACTACATTTGATCATTCACAAAAAAAATCATTTTTTGATAAAATAACTAACGCTTTTAAAAATGAAAAATTAACTGTAGTTGTCATATCAGATCCCGAATATTTCGATTCAATACCTGATAACTTTATCATACAAAAACAAATTCCGCAATTAGATCTTATTCATTTGATGAATGCTGTAGTTTGCCACGGAGGACAAAATACAGTTTGTGAATCTTTAACCTATGGTATTCCATTAATTGTTATTCCTATTGCATATGATCAATCCTATGTGGCAGGTTGTGTTGTTGATAATAACGCAGGAATACGGTTAAAATTCAACAGGTTCAAAGCCGAACAACTAAAAGAATCTGTTCACCATATTTTAAACGATAAAGCGTATAAAATAGGTGCTGAAAATATAAAAAAATCATTTGAAAAATCTGGAGGAGTGGTACAAGGAGCCAACTATTTAGAATCTATACTTAATAATTAA
- the pyk gene encoding pyruvate kinase, whose translation MIGYRKKTKIVATIGPASEDRETLLNMIKAGVNVIRVNFSHAEEQTVEKWVKLVRGINEEYGFTVSLLADLQGPKLRVGVVKEGVVVKSGDLITFTNEKIEGDENQVYMSYPQFARDVKVGEKILLDDGKLIFEVVETNLRDKVKARVIQGGPLKSKKGVNLPNTKVSLPALTEKDIKDALTAIKYEFDWIALSFVRHVEDVNDLKKLIQANVSHKIPIIAKIEKPEAITNIKEIVDAVDGVMVARGDLGIEIPMEKVPLIQKNLVSLCKISCKPVIIATQMMESMIDGLTPTRAEVNDVANSVLDGADAVMLSGETSVGKYPVEVIENMAKIICNVEDDQHIQVPPHAPVRGSDRYITDMICYNAAEMVDQVSAKAIVTLTQSGYTAFQISSHRPLADIIVFTSNKRVITMLNLLWGVRAFLYEGLKSTDETVVEVNREAREKGFVVSGDYVINLNAMPSFGNGLTNTLRLTQIS comes from the coding sequence ATGATAGGATATAGAAAAAAAACAAAAATAGTAGCTACTATTGGACCTGCATCTGAAGATAGAGAGACTTTATTAAACATGATTAAAGCAGGTGTAAATGTAATTCGTGTTAATTTTTCCCATGCAGAAGAACAAACTGTTGAAAAATGGGTAAAATTAGTACGTGGTATTAATGAAGAATATGGTTTTACTGTTTCTTTGTTGGCCGATTTACAGGGGCCTAAGTTAAGAGTAGGAGTTGTTAAAGAAGGCGTTGTAGTAAAATCTGGTGATTTGATCACTTTTACTAATGAAAAAATTGAAGGTGATGAAAATCAGGTGTATATGAGTTATCCTCAATTTGCCAGAGATGTGAAAGTAGGTGAAAAAATATTACTTGATGACGGAAAATTAATATTTGAGGTTGTTGAAACTAATTTACGAGATAAAGTTAAAGCTAGAGTAATTCAGGGAGGACCGTTAAAATCCAAAAAAGGAGTTAATCTGCCCAATACTAAAGTATCGTTACCAGCTTTAACAGAGAAAGATATTAAAGATGCCCTTACTGCAATTAAATATGAGTTTGACTGGATAGCTTTATCTTTTGTAAGACACGTGGAAGATGTCAACGATTTGAAAAAATTAATTCAGGCTAATGTTAGTCATAAAATCCCAATTATAGCTAAAATTGAAAAGCCTGAAGCAATAACTAATATTAAAGAGATAGTTGATGCTGTAGATGGTGTTATGGTTGCAAGAGGAGATTTAGGAATTGAAATACCTATGGAAAAAGTTCCTTTAATCCAGAAAAATTTGGTAAGCTTATGCAAAATATCGTGTAAACCTGTAATAATTGCTACTCAGATGATGGAGAGCATGATTGATGGATTAACCCCTACAAGGGCTGAAGTAAATGATGTAGCTAATTCTGTTTTAGATGGTGCAGATGCTGTAATGTTAAGTGGTGAAACATCTGTAGGTAAATATCCTGTTGAAGTTATTGAAAACATGGCTAAAATCATTTGTAATGTTGAAGATGACCAGCACATACAGGTGCCTCCCCATGCTCCGGTAAGAGGAAGTGATAGATATATTACTGATATGATATGTTATAATGCTGCTGAAATGGTAGATCAGGTATCAGCTAAAGCCATTGTTACTTTGACACAGTCAGGTTACACAGCTTTTCAGATTTCTTCTCACCGTCCATTAGCTGATATTATTGTGTTTACATCTAATAAAAGAGTAATTACAATGCTTAATCTACTATGGGGGGTACGAGCTTTCTTATATGAAGGTTTAAAAAGTACTGATGAAACGGTAGTAGAAGTAAATAGAGAAGCAAGAGAAAAAGGATTTGTAGTTTCCGGAGATTACGTTATTAATTTAAATGCAATGCCATCTTTTGGTAATGGTTTAACTAATACACTTCGATTGACTCAGATTAGTTAA
- a CDS encoding acyl carrier protein, whose translation MDSLNIQQQEEQVFEKLKQFITEVLGEDIADELDITPESIFTKDLEMDSIEIVALAEKVKQEYGDRMDFNEWLSGMDMEQLINLSIGDIVNLIVNAHS comes from the coding sequence ATGGACTCTTTAAATATACAACAACAAGAAGAACAGGTATTCGAAAAATTAAAACAATTTATAACTGAAGTACTTGGAGAAGATATTGCTGATGAACTGGATATAACACCTGAGAGCATTTTTACTAAGGACCTGGAAATGGATAGCATTGAAATCGTTGCTTTAGCTGAAAAAGTGAAACAAGAATATGGCGACAGAATGGATTTTAATGAATGGTTATCCGGCATGGACATGGAACAGCTGATTAATTTATCTATAGGTGATATTGTAAATCTTATTGTAAATGCCCATAGTTGA
- a CDS encoding alpha/beta fold hydrolase: MPIVEINNKKVHILELNKEASETIVMIHGMFTNSSLFYFNIAPELAKKYHVLLYDLRSHGLSEKIDQGFDLKSLSSDLIHLLNFYNLSQVDLVGYSFGGLITLYSAIHYPERIKKIAIIESPITDKDGDTEKVIEKYGNEFLEHYMQNYSVSTKIVPNKRQLEKNKKLFDYLMHESSMPDDLIKDRYFSSKENMNSVNQESLLLYGMQSDCLPDGKILKNYIPNVTFFEGEGDHNIPIQNPEWIKKKLADFFNV, encoded by the coding sequence ATGCCCATAGTTGAAATAAATAATAAAAAAGTTCATATTCTGGAGCTCAATAAGGAAGCTTCTGAAACTATCGTTATGATTCACGGTATGTTTACAAACTCTTCTTTATTTTATTTCAATATAGCTCCTGAGCTTGCTAAAAAATATCATGTACTTCTTTATGACCTGAGAAGTCATGGACTTAGTGAAAAAATAGATCAGGGTTTTGACTTAAAGTCATTATCCTCAGATTTAATTCATCTTCTAAACTTCTATAATCTTTCTCAAGTAGATTTGGTAGGATATAGTTTTGGTGGTTTAATAACACTATATAGCGCCATCCATTACCCTGAAAGAATTAAAAAAATTGCTATAATTGAATCTCCAATTACAGACAAAGACGGAGATACAGAAAAAGTTATAGAAAAATACGGAAACGAGTTTTTAGAACATTATATGCAAAATTATAGTGTATCAACCAAAATTGTTCCTAATAAAAGACAACTCGAAAAAAATAAAAAATTATTTGATTATCTCATGCATGAATCATCTATGCCTGATGATTTAATCAAAGACAGATATTTTTCTTCAAAAGAGAATATGAACTCAGTAAATCAAGAGTCATTATTACTTTATGGTATGCAATCTGATTGCTTACCTGATGGAAAGATTCTTAAAAATTACATTCCAAATGTAACATTTTTTGAAGGAGAAGGAGATCATAATATACCTATTCAAAATCCAGAATGGATTAAAAAGAAATTAGCAGATTTCTTTAACGTTTAA
- the fabF gene encoding beta-ketoacyl-ACP synthase II: protein MALKRVVVTGLGAITPIGNNFQEYRKALLEGVSGAGPITLFDATNFKTKFACELKQYNPEDYFERKDVRKYDRCAQFGMISSKEAVKDSKLLEYSDLNKARVGVVWGSGIGGLNTFEQEVSTYALGNGIPRFNPFFIPKMIADMTPGLISMEYGFMGPNYATVSACASSSNAMIDSLMLIRLGKADAIVTGGSEAAICASGVGGFNALHAMSTRNDDPATASRPFDKDRDGFVLGEGSGTLILEEYEHAVKRGATIYAEIVGGGLSADAYHMTAPHPEGLGAYNVMKNAIEDAGISLTDIDHINVHGTSTPLGDLAESKAILKLFGEHSYKIQINSTKSMTGHLLGAAGAIEALACVIAVKENIVAPTINHFTDDEDFDPKLDFTFNKAKEKEVKYAMSNTFGFGGHNACVILKKF, encoded by the coding sequence ATGGCTTTAAAACGAGTAGTGGTAACTGGACTTGGTGCAATAACACCTATCGGTAATAATTTCCAGGAATATAGGAAAGCCTTATTAGAAGGTGTAAGTGGAGCAGGTCCAATTACTCTATTTGACGCAACTAATTTTAAAACAAAATTTGCTTGTGAATTAAAACAATACAATCCTGAAGACTATTTTGAAAGAAAAGATGTACGTAAATATGATCGTTGCGCACAGTTTGGAATGATATCTTCAAAAGAAGCAGTAAAGGATAGTAAACTATTGGAATATTCTGATCTGAACAAAGCCCGTGTAGGGGTAGTTTGGGGATCAGGAATAGGGGGTTTAAATACATTCGAGCAGGAAGTGTCTACCTACGCTTTAGGTAACGGAATTCCTCGATTTAATCCTTTCTTTATTCCTAAAATGATTGCAGATATGACTCCGGGTCTTATTTCTATGGAATACGGATTTATGGGGCCAAATTATGCAACTGTATCTGCATGTGCATCGTCTTCTAATGCAATGATTGATTCTTTGATGCTTATCCGGTTAGGTAAAGCAGATGCAATCGTTACCGGAGGTTCCGAGGCAGCTATATGTGCAAGTGGAGTAGGAGGGTTTAATGCCCTGCACGCCATGTCTACAAGGAATGATGATCCGGCAACAGCTTCCCGGCCTTTTGATAAAGACAGGGATGGATTCGTTCTTGGGGAAGGTTCCGGAACACTTATTTTAGAAGAATACGAACACGCAGTTAAAAGAGGAGCAACTATTTATGCTGAAATAGTGGGCGGGGGCTTAAGTGCCGATGCTTATCACATGACAGCGCCTCATCCCGAAGGCTTGGGAGCATATAATGTAATGAAAAATGCAATTGAAGATGCCGGTATATCCCTGACTGATATAGACCATATCAATGTTCATGGAACATCAACTCCGCTAGGAGATTTAGCAGAATCAAAAGCAATCTTAAAATTATTTGGAGAACATTCATATAAAATCCAGATAAATTCCACAAAATCAATGACCGGTCACTTATTGGGTGCAGCGGGTGCTATAGAAGCTTTAGCTTGTGTAATTGCTGTAAAAGAAAATATAGTAGCACCTACCATCAATCATTTTACAGATGATGAAGATTTTGACCCTAAATTAGATTTTACCTTCAACAAAGCAAAAGAGAAGGAAGTTAAATATGCAATGAGTAATACTTTCGGTTTCGGTGGCCACAATGCATGTGTTATTTTAAAGAAATTTTAA